Below is a genomic region from Coleofasciculaceae cyanobacterium.
TCTTCTAGCTGCAAGTATTCTTCTGGCGTGTAAGTACGAGTTTGTAGTTGCATGATGAGGAAAGGAAAATCTTATTTCTTTAATCTTAGTCTTGAAGTCGCACTACCATTTCTATACGGGAGATAACTTTTAATTTCCGAAACATTTTTTTCAAAGCTTGCTTAACTGTATTCTGGCTAATCCATAATTCTTTACCAATCTCGGCATTAGTCAATCCCTGGGCAACCAAACTGGCAATTTGTTCTCGCTTGGTTAATAGTTTTAGGTATGGATTTGGCTGAAATTCAGGTTGAGAACGTAAATTAGCTAAACAAGCAGATAGATGCAGACACACTGCACTTAAATTACTTAAATATTTAATATCAAAAGCTACTGTAACACCTATACGAGCAAAATTAATCCTACCAATTAATTTTCCCCGATCAATAATTGGCTCAGTCATTATATGTTCATGGTCATATTCAACACAACATCGTTGCTACTTCATATTTTCCTCATTAATTGACTTTAAAATTTAACAAAATAATTTACGTATAACACTATAAATAGGACATGAAGTTATGGTTACAAAAATAGGTGATGATGCCGACAACAAAATTGTTGGCACAAAGGATAATGACTCTCTTCGAGGGGGTAATGGTGTAGATACT
It encodes:
- a CDS encoding helix-turn-helix transcriptional regulator, with the protein product MTEPIIDRGKLIGRINFARIGVTVAFDIKYLSNLSAVCLHLSACLANLRSQPEFQPNPYLKLLTKREQIASLVAQGLTNAEIGKELWISQNTVKQALKKMFRKLKVISRIEMVVRLQD